A single genomic interval of Coccidioides posadasii str. Silveira chromosome 1, complete sequence harbors:
- a CDS encoding uncharacterized protein (EggNog:ENOG410PMH8~COG:S~BUSCO:2841at33183), translated as MLDPVELNAYPSCYGCASWSTDGELAIAAGENVHLLTPKFSTQRQEEQTTLPRLNSQWEITKIRVNIFTQDEWPLLMPQAGRVFSVGEEQSLSHVTAVSWSAPGLATYKRCMLGVLTSNLLLSLWEATDGAGKWARIGVVNSSLEEYFRASVDNDDDLLKRKQRIRSFTWTAPCNEYDKGPVDDSEAANGPRKWGVHLLVVANDAGDIVLLRLRPHETNSNSWIVVASHFLLNPTRNMFPSIDSSSLFARSLQGKNLIRHMACKSWNIAPPPEEDGTLCLESMLGLIYGSELRLLRLQANCKYVEYTGWDLWDIRMLELDIDADTDIVKGTEFTGPITWIYKDGRVAQGLLVGRLGSVSTLAFQDPVESQRPGQGFLKCSVSQRYLGVATPDSALEDWSSITGIISIYDATSNSVLSSAASLSASVDCYQLQSRDQEDAQGIDGTAQACKAEWQRQIESFRSRFDLDNDLGGMSAVRIWGLTTYHGWTAVCFTIHPTDMVEHLTPSHERLSIVFSPFSEHNRDHTSPGMPWNFPVLDQSHAENARRKVLNYILDESHRSLPDDRWIKKMQYAASCCVIIQSSYDGELLNRAKSAIAWLQESTSLDFTTEKSLLDEIGSNYDDGTLFRSVPAKAAEEAGGPASEVFETCEICGSGIEWYSATESQCHEGHIFVRCGVTLLSIQDPFISNRCSRCETEYLDHARLVEKGQLSKDDGHTGLLTRLLSTFDTCVYCTGKLRS; from the exons ATGTTGGATCCTGTGGAATTGAACGCGTATCCTTCATGTTATGGCTGTGCGTCGTGGTCTACAGACGGTGAACTCGCTATTGCTGCGGGAGAAAATGTACATCTCTTG ACACCCAAATTCTCCACCCAACGGCAAGAGGAGCAGACTACGCTTCCACGCCTGAACTCACAATGGGAAATCACCAAAATCCGTGTCAACATTTTCACACAGGACGAATGGCCTCTCTTGATGCCACAAGCTGGACGCGTGTTCTCGGTTGGTGAGGAGCAATCCCTCAGCCATGTTACTGCTGTGTCCTGGTCAGCGCCGGGCCTCGCAACATACAAGCGTTGCATGCTGGGCGTTTTGACGAGTAATCTGCTCTTATCGTTGTGGGAGGCGACAGATGGGGCAGGAAAATGGGCGCGGATTGGAGTCGTGAATTCGTCGCTGGAAGAATATTTCAGGGCCTCTGTCGATAACGACGATGATCTGCTCAAGAGGAAGCAGAGGATTCGATCATTTACCTGGACCGCACCGTGTAATGAGTATGATAAAGGGCCAGTGGATGACTCTGAAGCTGCAAATGGACCAAGAAAATGGGGAGTCCATCTATTAGTGGTTGCAAACGATGCGGGCGATATTGTTCTGCTCAGACTTCGGCCTCATGAGACAAACTCGAACTCCTGGATAGTGGTCGCCTCCCATTTTTTGCTCAACCCTACGCGAAATATGTTTCCGAGCATCGATTCCAGCTCGCTATTTGCAAGGTCATTACAAGGGAAGAATTTGATAAGGCACATGGCATGCAAGTCTTGGAATATAGCGCCCCCGCCGGAGGAAGATGGGACTCTATGCCTAGAATCTATGTTGGGCCTCATTTATGGCTCAGAGCTTAGACTATTGCGGCTGCAAGCCAATTGCAAATATGTCGAATATACAGGATGGGACTTGTGGGATATACGAATGCTTGAGCTTGATATCGATGCGGACACAGATATCGTGAAAGGGACAGAATTTACGGGCCCTATAACGTGGATCTACAAG GATGGGCGGGTAGCTCAAGGTCTGCTTGTAGGAAGACTCGGCAGTGTATCTACACTCGCGTTCCAGGATCCGGTTGAAAGTCAAAGGCCAGGTCAAGGATTCTTAAAATGTAGTGTGTCGCAACGATATCTCGGTGTTGCGACCCCAGATTCTGCTCTCGAAGACTGGTCTTCTATAACTG GAATAATCTCGATATACGATGCCACGTCAAACTCCGTTCTTTCGAGTGCTGCTAGTCTCTCGGCCTCTGTCGACTGCTATCAGCTTCAATCCAGAGATCAAGAAGACGCCCAGGGTATAGATGGCACCGCCCAAGCCTGTAAAGCTGAGTGGCAAAGACAGATTGAAAGTTTTCGCAGCCGATTCGATTTGGACAACGACTTGGGTGGGATGTCAGCTGTGAGGATATGGGGTCTGACTACTTATCATGGGTGGACGGCGGTGTGTTTTACCATACATCCTACTGATATGGTAGAGCATCTAACCCCTTCACACGAACGCCTAAGTATCGTATTCTCTCCATTCAGTGAACACAATCGTGATCACACCAGCCCCGGAATGCCGTGGAATTTTCCAGTCTTGGATCAAAGCCACGCCGAGAACGCGAGACGAAAGGTCCTAAATTATATACTTGATGAGAGCCATCGGTCTTTGCCAGATGACCGTTGGATTAAGAAGATGCAATACGCCGCCTCCTGCTGTGTGATAATACAATCTAGTTATGACGGTGAACTCTTGAACCGCGCTAAATCGGCAATAGCATGGCTACAAGAAAGTACTAGCCTTGACTTTACCACGGAAAAGTCGCTTTTGGATGAGATTGGATCGAACTATGACGATGGCACTCTTTTTAGATCCGTACCCGCTAAGGCCGCAGAAGAGGCGGGTGGCCCTGCTAGCGAAGTCTTTGAAACCTGTGAAATATGTGGCAGCGGAATAGAATGGTATTCTGCTACAGAGTCCCAATGTCACGAGGGCCATATTTTCG TTCGCTGTGGTGTAACACTCCTATCGATCCAGGACCCATTTATATCGAATCGCTGCAGCAGATGCGAGACGGAGTACCTGGACCATGCGCGGCTTGTGGAAAAGGGGCAATTATCAAAAGATGACGGGCATACAGGACTACTCACACGGCTGTTAAGCACGTTTGATACGTGCGTGTATTGCACCGGGAAGCTTCGAAGTTGA